Proteins co-encoded in one Phragmitibacter flavus genomic window:
- the ybeY gene encoding rRNA maturation RNase YbeY produces MKSHSPQPRLSLHAHYRGQPLHLAHWRKLAKAALAPCLAQLKFPEAPLATLEEIEISLISDPAIADVHAQFLDDPTPTDVITFHHGEILISLDTAARQAQEHSHPYEREVALYLIHGLLHLAGWNDIDPEERRQMHQHQNRILDNLWSE; encoded by the coding sequence GTGAAGTCCCATTCGCCCCAACCCCGGCTGTCACTCCACGCTCATTATCGCGGTCAGCCCCTGCATCTGGCCCACTGGCGTAAGCTCGCCAAAGCCGCCCTAGCCCCCTGCCTTGCCCAGCTCAAGTTCCCCGAGGCTCCCCTGGCAACCCTCGAAGAAATCGAGATCAGTCTCATCAGCGATCCCGCCATCGCTGACGTTCACGCCCAGTTCCTCGACGATCCCACGCCCACCGACGTCATCACCTTTCATCACGGCGAGATCCTGATCAGTCTCGACACCGCAGCCCGACAAGCCCAGGAGCACAGTCACCCCTACGAACGCGAAGTCGCCCTTTACCTCATCCACGGCCTCCTCCATCTCGCCGGTTGGAACGACATCGATCCCGAAGAACGCCGTCAGATGCACCAGCACCAAAACCGCATTCTCGATAACCTCTGGTCAGAGTAA
- a CDS encoding HD family phosphohydrolase codes for MFDFIKRARLTRRGMSCGKTRRKHLQSETWETLLTHPLISLAVFVTSCLGSIILLQALSTSLDIPFRAVDAVYVAAIYLIAGLSWHLGISSTLRTNSNSLLVFFVITLHLVGIGIALGYGRSRGWDTSFSLLLAPHALAPVLLAMLVGRRIGFYATTYATLLGATLVDGPYILPFIATSMGIGFTGIFVTQKIRRRSRLLTAGVYIGITASVFMVAFGQAVVAFQGENAFFRLATPMLVGLGTTMLAGAILPALENLFRVTTDVSWLELADLNHPLMKRLSIEAPGTYHHCLVVANLADAAAETIGANATMCRVCSYFHDIGKLTKPEYFIENMDPEDNPHDDLTARMSALVLIAHVKDGIDLAIKNHLNRRIIDVIEQHHGNSLVYYFYRRALDQKNEIIRLVEQDKAREDDVPDVTEDGFRYPGPRPQCRETAIISLADAVESASRTLAKPTPNRVEQLVEDIVRNRLLDHQLDECDLTLAELTEVKASFVKTLLSMMHNRVRYPKESPEETKKATAQLERSERPHTHQTHTGKTEREKPEAAKPADAA; via the coding sequence ATGTTCGATTTCATTAAAAGGGCGCGACTGACGCGCCGCGGCATGTCCTGCGGGAAAACCCGCCGCAAACACTTGCAGAGCGAGACTTGGGAAACGCTTCTCACTCATCCGCTGATCAGTCTGGCCGTCTTCGTCACCTCCTGCCTTGGATCCATCATCCTGTTGCAGGCCCTCTCCACCAGCCTCGACATTCCTTTCCGCGCCGTGGACGCCGTCTACGTCGCCGCCATCTACCTCATCGCCGGTCTTAGCTGGCACCTCGGCATCTCGTCAACCCTGCGCACCAACAGCAACTCGCTGCTCGTCTTTTTTGTCATCACGCTGCATCTGGTCGGAATCGGCATCGCCCTCGGGTATGGCCGATCCCGCGGCTGGGATACCAGTTTCAGCCTGCTGCTTGCTCCACATGCCCTCGCTCCCGTGCTGCTGGCCATGCTCGTCGGACGCCGCATCGGATTTTACGCCACCACCTACGCCACCCTGCTCGGAGCTACGCTGGTTGACGGACCTTACATCCTGCCATTCATCGCCACCAGCATGGGCATCGGCTTCACGGGCATCTTCGTCACCCAAAAAATCCGTCGACGCAGCCGTCTTCTGACTGCCGGCGTCTACATCGGCATCACCGCCAGCGTCTTCATGGTCGCTTTCGGTCAGGCCGTTGTCGCCTTCCAAGGGGAAAACGCCTTCTTCCGCCTCGCCACCCCCATGCTGGTCGGACTCGGCACCACCATGCTCGCCGGTGCCATCCTGCCTGCGCTTGAAAACCTCTTCCGCGTCACCACCGACGTCTCCTGGCTCGAACTCGCCGACCTCAACCATCCGTTGATGAAGCGTCTCAGCATCGAAGCCCCTGGCACCTATCACCACTGCCTCGTTGTCGCCAACCTTGCCGACGCCGCTGCCGAAACCATCGGTGCCAACGCCACCATGTGTCGCGTGTGCAGTTATTTCCATGACATCGGCAAGCTCACCAAGCCCGAGTATTTCATCGAAAACATGGACCCCGAGGACAATCCGCACGATGACCTCACCGCCCGCATGAGCGCCCTTGTTCTCATCGCCCACGTCAAAGACGGCATCGACCTCGCCATCAAGAATCACCTCAACCGTCGCATCATCGACGTCATCGAACAGCATCACGGCAACTCCCTCGTCTATTATTTCTACCGTCGCGCCCTCGACCAAAAAAACGAAATCATTCGCCTCGTCGAACAAGACAAAGCGCGCGAAGACGACGTTCCCGATGTCACCGAAGACGGCTTCCGCTACCCCGGCCCCCGCCCGCAATGTCGCGAAACCGCCATCATCAGCCTTGCCGACGCCGTTGAAAGTGCCTCCCGCACCCTCGCCAAACCCACCCCCAACCGCGTCGAGCAGCTCGTTGAAGACATCGTCCGCAACCGTCTCCTCGACCACCAGCTCGACGAATGCGATCTCACCCTCGCCGAGCTCACCGAAGTCAAAGCCAGCTTTGTCAAAACCCTCCTCAGCATGATGCACAACCGCGTGCGTTATCCCAAAGAATCCCCTGAGGAGACTAAAAAAGCCACCGCCCAGCTTGAGCGCTCCGAGCGTCCTCATACCCACCAAACTCATACCGGCAAGACCGAGAGAGAAAAACCTGAGGCCGCCAAACCCGCCGACGCCGCTTGA
- a CDS encoding PhoH family protein, with translation MSTATFNYESPQFLQDLLGKQQSHLRALGTALDLKTTTRDGWIKLDGSEASIASAKAVLGEVEKLRRDGSEITPALFNLLLKNASSPWTENPAENILSLKLLGTARKPAVLAKTRGQLEYLKAMRDNEVVFGVGPAGTGKTFLAMAQALQALRDKTVQRIVLTRPAVEAGEALGFLPGDLNEKIFPYLRPLYDALFEMMENDEAERLIERKIVEIAPLAYMRGRTLKNSFVILDESQNTTTEQMFMFLTRLGEGSRCVVTGDPSQVDLRRGMRSGLAEAVQILGKVEGIQFVKFDPSDVVRLPVVQRIIEAYREHRGTGESDSAQK, from the coding sequence GTGTCTACCGCCACCTTTAATTACGAAAGCCCCCAGTTCCTTCAAGACCTGCTCGGCAAACAACAGAGCCACCTGCGCGCCCTCGGCACCGCCCTCGACCTGAAGACCACCACCCGCGACGGATGGATCAAACTCGACGGCAGCGAAGCTTCCATTGCCAGCGCCAAGGCTGTGCTCGGCGAAGTGGAAAAGCTGCGCCGCGACGGCAGCGAGATCACTCCCGCGCTGTTCAACCTGCTCCTCAAAAACGCCAGTTCTCCCTGGACCGAAAATCCGGCCGAAAACATCCTGTCGCTCAAGTTGCTCGGCACCGCCCGCAAACCCGCCGTGCTTGCCAAAACGCGTGGTCAGTTGGAATACCTCAAAGCCATGCGCGACAACGAAGTCGTCTTCGGCGTCGGACCCGCCGGAACCGGCAAGACCTTTCTGGCCATGGCCCAGGCGCTGCAAGCCCTGCGCGACAAAACCGTTCAACGCATCGTCCTCACCCGACCCGCCGTTGAAGCCGGTGAGGCGCTCGGATTCCTCCCCGGCGACCTCAACGAGAAGATCTTCCCTTACCTCCGTCCTCTCTACGATGCCTTGTTCGAGATGATGGAAAACGATGAAGCCGAACGCCTCATCGAACGCAAAATCGTCGAGATCGCCCCCCTCGCCTACATGCGCGGTCGAACCTTGAAAAACTCCTTCGTCATCCTCGACGAATCCCAAAACACCACCACCGAGCAGATGTTCATGTTCCTCACCCGTCTGGGTGAAGGTTCCCGCTGCGTCGTCACCGGCGATCCTTCTCAGGTCGACCTCCGACGCGGCATGCGCTCCGGCCTTGCCGAAGCCGTGCAGATCCTCGGCAAGGTCGAAGGGATTCAATTTGTGAAATTTGATCCCTCCGACGTCGTCCGTCTCCCCGTGGTGCAACGCATCATCGAAGCCTATCGTGAGCATCGCGGCACCGGCGAATCCGACAGTGCCCAAAAATAG
- a CDS encoding nitrilase-related carbon-nitrogen hydrolase has product MNAYLIQFSMLWEDRSANHAQVREMVEKVMPEAGSMLILPEMFATGFSMNVDCTAQGDSREDEAFIKELAVKWQCVVVAGVVTRHGDGRARNEALVVSADGGEMLRYAKQQMFTPGGEHDVYLAGDEVRVFDFEGFKVAPLVCYDLRFPEHFRKAIDLGAEVLVVIASWPARRQRHWEVLLQARAIENQAFVIGVNRCGSDPNAEYVGGSVVFDPLGQQVVHAGSGPGVTEVWLDRQALLTWRQQFPALSDRKPN; this is encoded by the coding sequence ATGAATGCGTATTTGATTCAATTCAGCATGCTGTGGGAGGATCGCAGCGCCAATCATGCCCAGGTTCGCGAGATGGTGGAGAAGGTTATGCCGGAAGCGGGCTCGATGCTGATCCTGCCGGAGATGTTTGCAACGGGGTTCAGCATGAACGTGGATTGCACGGCGCAGGGGGATTCGCGGGAGGATGAGGCCTTCATCAAAGAGCTTGCGGTGAAATGGCAGTGCGTGGTGGTGGCAGGGGTGGTGACGCGGCACGGGGATGGCAGGGCGCGCAATGAGGCGCTGGTGGTGTCGGCTGATGGCGGCGAAATGCTGCGTTATGCCAAACAACAAATGTTCACGCCGGGCGGGGAGCACGATGTCTACTTGGCGGGGGACGAGGTGAGGGTGTTTGATTTTGAGGGCTTCAAGGTTGCGCCTTTGGTGTGCTATGATTTGCGGTTCCCGGAGCATTTCAGGAAGGCCATCGATTTAGGGGCCGAGGTGCTGGTGGTGATTGCCAGCTGGCCTGCGCGCCGACAGAGGCATTGGGAGGTTTTGCTGCAGGCTCGCGCGATTGAAAATCAGGCTTTTGTGATTGGGGTGAATCGCTGTGGATCGGACCCCAATGCCGAATACGTCGGCGGCAGTGTGGTTTTCGATCCGCTGGGGCAGCAGGTGGTGCATGCCGGCAGCGGACCGGGCGTGACGGAGGTTTGGCTTGACCGGCAGGCCTTGCTGACATGGCGTCAGCAATTCCCGGCGTTGAGCGATCGTAAGCCCAACTAA
- a CDS encoding RNA recognition motif domain-containing protein produces the protein MNTKMYVGNLSFDTTEADLRELFSQHGGVTEVFLPTDRESGRPRGFAFVTVDSVEGMNAAINGLNGQSFLGRNLTINEARPREERPAYGGGGGGGRGDSRGDRGGRNDRGDRGGRSNRY, from the coding sequence ATGAATACCAAAATGTATGTCGGGAACCTTTCCTTTGACACCACCGAAGCAGATCTCCGCGAACTTTTCAGCCAACACGGCGGCGTTACCGAAGTTTTCCTTCCTACCGATCGTGAAAGCGGCCGCCCACGTGGCTTCGCTTTCGTCACCGTCGACAGCGTCGAAGGCATGAACGCAGCCATCAATGGCCTCAACGGCCAGTCCTTCCTTGGCCGTAACCTCACCATCAACGAGGCCCGCCCTCGTGAAGAACGTCCTGCCTACGGCGGCGGTGGTGGTGGTGGCCGTGGCGACAGCCGCGGTGATCGCGGTGGTCGGAATGACCGTGGCGATCGCGGTGGTCGTTCCAACCGCTATTAA
- a CDS encoding pseudouridine synthase gives MSGLARTLSKLGFCSRRAAGDLARAGRIRVNGVVRRDPEFAIKGERDQIQVDGVPVTAAKPVYVMLNKPRGLVTSASDEQGRSTVFECFAGSFAEVHLAPVGRLDKASEGLLLFTNDTGWAESITSPLTHVEKVYHVQVDRVLDADQLQRLRQPVENGGERLVARAVNLLRHGPKNSWVEFTLDEGRNRHLRRLCEAHGLEVLRLVRVKVGSLGLGELTKGAWRHLTTEEVGSLVPGG, from the coding sequence GTGTCTGGTCTGGCTCGAACGCTCTCAAAACTTGGTTTCTGCTCAAGGCGGGCGGCGGGAGATCTTGCGCGAGCAGGTCGGATTCGAGTCAATGGGGTCGTGCGTCGTGATCCAGAGTTCGCGATCAAGGGCGAGCGTGATCAGATTCAGGTCGACGGCGTTCCCGTGACGGCAGCGAAACCCGTTTATGTGATGCTCAACAAACCGAGAGGTCTCGTCACCAGCGCTTCCGATGAGCAGGGCAGATCAACGGTGTTTGAGTGTTTTGCGGGGAGTTTTGCGGAGGTCCATCTTGCTCCCGTCGGGCGACTTGACAAGGCCAGTGAGGGGTTGCTGCTGTTTACCAATGATACCGGCTGGGCGGAGTCGATTACTTCACCGTTGACTCATGTGGAGAAGGTTTACCATGTGCAGGTGGACCGGGTGTTGGATGCGGATCAGCTTCAACGGTTGCGTCAACCGGTGGAGAATGGTGGTGAAAGATTGGTGGCCCGTGCGGTTAATCTGTTGCGACACGGCCCGAAGAACTCATGGGTGGAGTTCACCCTGGATGAAGGGCGCAACCGGCATTTGCGTCGGCTTTGCGAGGCTCATGGATTGGAGGTTTTGCGTTTGGTGCGGGTGAAGGTCGGGAGTCTGGGTCTCGGTGAATTGACGAAGGGGGCATGGCGCCATCTGACCACGGAGGAGGTTGGAAGTCTGGTGCCGGGCGGCTGA